The DNA window TTATGAACAAATAGGTAATCCCCACAAACTAATAATGAAAACAGGAACTTTAATAGCCGGAATGATATGCTTTTCGGCATCCGTGTTTGGGCAGGCTGCCAAGCCTAAAACGCTCTACTCAGCAGCAAATAAAACCGTAAAAGTATTCATAACCGTAAAAGGGTCAGACAAGCGTCTTGCACCGGCTTCTGCGCTAACATTCAAGAACAGTCCGCAACCGCCGGAAACAGAAACAGTAGTATTTGTAGATCCTGCAAAAACTTTCCAAACCATGATAGGGATTGGCGGAGCGCTTACAGATGCATCGGCAGAAACCTTTTACAAACTGCCGAAGGAGAAGCAAAAGGAGTTCCTGGCTGCCTACTATGACAAGAACATTGGTATAGGTTATTCCTTTGGCCGTACCAGCATCATGAGCACCGACTTTAGCACGGATAGTTACAGCTATATAAAAGAGGGAGATGCTGCACTCAAAACTTTCGATATTAGCCACGATAAGAAATACCGTATACCTTTCATAAAAGAGATCACCGCTGCGGCAGGTGGTAAACTAACCATGTTTGTATCGCCATGGAGCCCGCCGGCTTTTATGAAAACCAATAATAGCGTGCTGCACGGCGGTAAGCTTAAAAAAGAGTTTGACCAAAGCTGGGCCAATTTCTACGTGAAGTTTATTAAAACTTACGAAGCGGCCGGTATTCCTATATGGGGCCTCTCAGTGCAGAACGAGCCTATGGCTACCCAAACCTGGGAATCGTGCAACTACACTGCCGAAGAAGAACGCGATTTTGTTAAAAACTTTTTAGGTCCAACACTGGCTAAAGGTGGTTTGTCATCAAAAAAGTTAATAGTTTGGGACCACAACCGCGACCTGATGTACCAGCGCGCCAGCACTATACTGGAAGACCCTGCCGCTTCTAAATACATCTGGGGGATAGGCTTTCACTGGTACGAAACCTGGACCGGCGCGGGTCAGAACTTTGAGAACGTACGTTTAACCCACGCTGCCTTCCCCGATAAGAACCTGGTATTTACCGAAGGCTGTGTAGAGAAATTTGATTTTGACAAGTTGAAGGACTGGTCGTTAGGCGAGCGTTATGGTTTGTCAATGATTAACGATTTTAACGGCGGTACGGTAGCGTGGACAGACTGGAACGTTCTGCTGGACGAAAAAGGCGGGCCGAACCACGTAGGCAACTTCTGTTTTGCGCCGGTACACGCCGATACCCGCAACGGCGAACTGATCTACACAAACTCTTACTACTACATGGGGCATTTCAGCAAGTTCATCCGTCCGGGTGCAAAACGCGTTGCAGCATCTGCAAGCCGCGATAAACTGCTAACCACTGCTTACATGAATACAGATGGCAAACTTGCCGTTGTTGTAATGAACCGTACCGATGAAAAAATTGAATATAGCCTGTGGATTAAAGGCAAAGCTGCAAAAACTGTTGCCGAACCACATTCAATAGCAACGCTGGTGGTACAGTAGGTTCACGCTAAGCCCATAAGAAACGCCCCGGTAAATGCCGAGGCGTTTTGCGTTTATGCAATTTAGAGATACTTAGAACAACCACATCGAATAAGGTAATCACCTGGTGTTTTGAGTTTTGGCACGTATAGTGTTTCATTATGATATCAATAACAAAACATCTAACATGAAAACTAAAATGCTAAATTTTGCAGTCCTTGTAGCTATTGCCGGGATTGTTGCCTGTAAGGGGAGCGGATCTTCCTCAACTCCGGCGGACAGCGCAGCATCTGATACTGCTGCGATAAAAACTGCCGATACAACCACGAAAGAAATTAAACCAAAAGGTGCAGCACCTGCATGGGCACCGAATATGAAGCCCGAAATGCAGGCTGTTATAGAAAAGCTCGAAAGCTATGGCGACAAACCTATTCCCAAGCTTACCGCGCAAGAAGCACGTAAGAACCACACTCCTACAGATGCGGTGATGGATTTAATGAAAGACAACAACATCCCTAAACCAGTATTTAAAGTAGATACTGCCGGCAAAGAAATTCCGGTGGCAGGCGGCAGCATACACGCGCGGGTATACACTCCTAAAAGCGGCAAGAGCGTTTATCCGGTAATAGTTTATTACCATGGTGGTGGTTTTGTAATAGCTAACCTGGATGTTTATGATGCGTCTGCAAACGTATTAGCAGAGAAAACAGATGCTATTGTCGTGTCAGTTGCTTATCGCCTCGCACCCGAGCATAAATTCCCAACCGCTCATGACGATGCATTTGCAGCCTACAAATGGGTATTGGCAAACGCAGCTTCTATTCATGGCGATGCTAAAAAGGTAGCTGTAGCTGGTGAAAGTGCCGGTGGTAATCTGGCAATAAACACAGCTATCAAAGCGCGTGATACTAAGATCGCGCTGCCAACAGCTATAATAGCGGTTTACCCGGTAGCCGGGTCGGACATGAACACCAAGTCTTACACAAAAAACGCAGCTGCAAAGCCATTAGATAAACCAATGATGATGTGGTTTGTGAAGAATTATCTCAACAGCATGGCTGAAGGTAAAGACACACGCATAAACCTGGTAGCTGCCAATTTAAAAGGACTGCCGCCAACTACTATTATAACGGATGAAATAGACCCGCTGCAAAGCGAGGGTATGATGCTGGCAGACAAGCTAAAAGCAGCCGGCGTAAAGGTTGACAGCAAAAATTGGGATGGTGTAACCCACGAGTTTTTTGGTATGGGTGCCCTAGTACCTCAAGCTAAAGAAGCAGAAACTTATGCTGTAGACCAGCTTAAAAAGGCCTTTGGCATGTAAGCTCCTTAAAACGCAAAAGAACGGCTACCTTTAAGGTGGCCGTTCTTGTTTGTGGTTTAATAATTCGCTTCTAACAACTATTTGGCGTTGCAAGCACATAGAGCGGTTATCCTTATATTTGCGCTACCAACTGTAGCCTATGAAA is part of the Mucilaginibacter terrenus genome and encodes:
- a CDS encoding alpha/beta hydrolase, with product MKTKMLNFAVLVAIAGIVACKGSGSSSTPADSAASDTAAIKTADTTTKEIKPKGAAPAWAPNMKPEMQAVIEKLESYGDKPIPKLTAQEARKNHTPTDAVMDLMKDNNIPKPVFKVDTAGKEIPVAGGSIHARVYTPKSGKSVYPVIVYYHGGGFVIANLDVYDASANVLAEKTDAIVVSVAYRLAPEHKFPTAHDDAFAAYKWVLANAASIHGDAKKVAVAGESAGGNLAINTAIKARDTKIALPTAIIAVYPVAGSDMNTKSYTKNAAAKPLDKPMMMWFVKNYLNSMAEGKDTRINLVAANLKGLPPTTIITDEIDPLQSEGMMLADKLKAAGVKVDSKNWDGVTHEFFGMGALVPQAKEAETYAVDQLKKAFGM
- a CDS encoding glycoside hydrolase family 30 protein; this encodes MKTGTLIAGMICFSASVFGQAAKPKTLYSAANKTVKVFITVKGSDKRLAPASALTFKNSPQPPETETVVFVDPAKTFQTMIGIGGALTDASAETFYKLPKEKQKEFLAAYYDKNIGIGYSFGRTSIMSTDFSTDSYSYIKEGDAALKTFDISHDKKYRIPFIKEITAAAGGKLTMFVSPWSPPAFMKTNNSVLHGGKLKKEFDQSWANFYVKFIKTYEAAGIPIWGLSVQNEPMATQTWESCNYTAEEERDFVKNFLGPTLAKGGLSSKKLIVWDHNRDLMYQRASTILEDPAASKYIWGIGFHWYETWTGAGQNFENVRLTHAAFPDKNLVFTEGCVEKFDFDKLKDWSLGERYGLSMINDFNGGTVAWTDWNVLLDEKGGPNHVGNFCFAPVHADTRNGELIYTNSYYYMGHFSKFIRPGAKRVAASASRDKLLTTAYMNTDGKLAVVVMNRTDEKIEYSLWIKGKAAKTVAEPHSIATLVVQ